The region GGGTGTGTATGAATCTCACCGTCTTTCACTAAATAAACATTCGATGAGCTGCATTCAGTTACCAGACCATCTTTATGAAAGATTGCTTCAAAGGAGCCATTTTCCTTTGCTTCCTGCTTTGCGAGCACATTAGGAAGTAAATTCAAGCTCTTAATATAGCAATAATCCCACCGGCTGTCATGCCGGGTTATGGCAGAGACGCCATTCTCGAGATTCTTTTTGTTTCTTGGTAAATCCTGAACATATGCATACACGTTTGCTTCGACATTTTTCGGAAAAGTATGGTCTCTTGGTGCTGAACCGCGGGTGGACTGCAAATATACTTTGCCGTCTTCAGACATGTTGTTTCGTTCCAGCAGGTCCAGTAACAGATTGGTAATCTCATTTTTGGAAAATGGCAGTACAAGTTTAATAGCTTCAGCGGAACGGAAAAGACGGTCAACATGCTCCTGAAGCAGGTAATAGGATCCGTTATAAATCCGGATGACTTCATATACACCGTCACCGAATTGTAATCCCCGTTCCTCAAATGGATAATGCAGATTATCACGGTGGGTGAACATTGTTTGTGATAAAATAATTGGATAAACTGACACACTACTCGCCTCCTTGCAATTAAATCCATTCTATAATTTATCTGAATGCTTGTAAATATTATTATAAGTGATATTTATCACAATTTCAGTTTAAGAATGAGGTATAATGGAAAGTAGTTAGTATAGGAGGTGGAATAATATGGAACCACTATTGCAGCGTATGAGCAAGGAAGATGCGAATGTATTGTTTGCAAATTCCGAAAAAATGGAATTCACAAAAGGTGAAACCATTTATAATGAAGGTGATTCATCCGATTATTTATATTTTATACATACAGGCGAAATCAGACTTTTTAAGCGAACTGGTCCGAACAAGGAACTGACGATTTTTACCCGGCGGAGAGATGATGCATTTGGTGAGGTTGGTGTTTTCAGCAGCCTTAAATATTCCAATACTGCTGAAGCTGTCATGAACTCTGTATTATATCGTATTGAGAATCAGACATTGGAAAACATACTGACGGATAATGGTGGAATTGGACTGCATTTTACCAGATGGGTTGCTGAATCGCTCGAGGCAAGCAAGGCCAAAATTCGTGATTATATTGCGTTTGGATCAGAAGGTGCTGTGGCATCTGTATTTATCCGCTATTCCAATATGTACGGGGTGGTAACACCTGAGGGAGTGCGCATAACGGAGCCAATTATGATCCAGGATATCAGTAAGCATATCGGAATTTCACGGGAAACGGTCAGCCGTATAGTGAACAAATGGAAGGAACGAGGAATTATTGATAATGATAATAAATATTTTTTATTGAAGAAAGTGGATTATTTTAAAGAGCTTCTCGTTTGTGAACAGTGCGGCGTGGAAAATTGCGTATTGTAGAGGGGCTGTGACATCGTTGCAGCTCTTTGTTCGACATTCTTTTCAAAAAAGACTTGATTTAAGATCACCCTCTTGGTATAATTAAAAATGTTCATAAAAAAATATACATAATATTGAATGATTGAAATCTGGTTATTAATAATTGAATATGCGGGTGTAGTTTAGTGGTAAAACCTCAGCCTTCCAAGCTGATGATGTGGGTTCGATTCCCATCATCCGCTCCATTACATAAGTCTTAACGCAGTGTTTCGTACCATCACATACGAAGCATTGCGTTTTTTCATTGTAGAAAAATATAGACCATAAACCTGTGGATTATTAATATTACCCAAACAGCCACGGCCAGATCCAGCGCCCAGCAACTAGCAAACTTCACACTCTTCACTACGATAAGTCAACATCGGTTCGCTTTCAGCTCACCGTGTTTCCTTTATCTCATTGCAGAGATAAGGAAGATCGGCTAAAACCGCCGCTTTGCGCGGCAACGCCGACCCACCCTGCATGGCAGGGCGCAGTTTGTACGTTGCTAAACGGGCGCTTCCGCTTTTGTTTTGCTTCACTTGAATATTCAGCAGCAATGCCTGTATGCTGAAAAGAGATATTCTATTAAATTGAGGGATTTACATGCAAAAATTAATGCAAACATTAAAGCAAATTGATGGAAAAAGCTATAAAGCATATAAAAACATTCAAGGTCGCTATAAATTCAAAGATTTTGATGTTCATATTGATTATGTGCAAGGGGATCCCTTTGCAACTCCGTCGAAAATACGGGTTGTGATCCCAACGGATAAACGAGCTCTAAAAGATGAGTGGCTTTCTCCGGATTCACGGCAAACAGCAACTGAAGACATTTTTGCACGGAAAGTTGGGAAGGCAATTGCGAAGGGCAATTTTGTCATCAAAGGCTCAGGCAAAAGTGGCAGTATCTTTTTTGACAAACCCGGTCAGGAAGTATTGAAACGCAGTGCTGTACAAATAGATGCAAACTCCATAACGGTTTGTATCTCAGTAGGATTGCCGGCGAACGGACGCCGTATTAACGGGCGTGAGGCAGAAAAATTATTTTCCGCCGCCATCCCGGCTATTATTAAAAATTCCGTTTTTACGATTACCAATGATGAAATTGTTAATGCCACACAGCTTGCTGATCAGCAGGAAGCCATTAGGAAGGAAATGCGTCAAAATAACTGGATTTCCTTTATTGCAAATGGAGCATTTCTGCCACGGGAGAGCGGCATCAGTAATCGACCGATGAAGGATGCTGTAGCATTTCAAAGCCCGCCGGAAAATGAGGTGGAGATTGAAATTCCGCATCGAACGGAACCACTGAAAGGAATGGCGATTAAAAAAGGTATCTCTCTCATCGTCGGCGGCGGGTATCACGGGAAAAGTACCATTTTGGAAGCAGTTGAGCGCGGTGTTTATGCTCATACGCACAGAGACGGCCGGGAATACGTGCTGACTGATCCGGATGCAGTGAAAATTCGGGCGGAAGACGGCCGGCAGATAACCGGTGTTAACATTTCACCGTTCATCAATAACCTGCCGCATAAGCAGGATACGGATTTCTTTTCAACCGAAAATGCCAGTGGAAGCACCTCACAGGCGGCCAATGTGATGGAAGCATTGGAAGCGGGTGCCACAACATTACTGATTGATGAGGATACAAGTGCGACGAACTTTATGATTCGTGACCACCGGATGCAACAGCTTGTAAGACGTGAGAAGGAGCCAATTACACCATTTATTGATAAAATAAAACAGTTGCGTGATCAGTTCGATGTTTCAACGATTTTGGTCATGGGTGGATCCGGTGATTATTTTGCCGTTGCAGACTCTGTCATTATGATGGAGGCGTATGTTCCTTATAATGTGACGGATGAAGCGAGAAAGATTATGGAACAGGACCCGCTTGACCGGGAATCGCTGTCGGCTGAAACATTCGGTGATATTACCAACCGTTATTTTAAGCAAAACTCGTTGCAGACGCAAAAAGGTAAACGCTCCAAAACACAGGCAAAAGGCTTAACCAAAATCTTAATGGGGAAAACGGATATTTCGTTTGACGATACCGAGCAATTGGCGGATGAATCACAAACACGGATGATTGCTGAAATCATTCAGTATTTGGATCGGACCAATGGACTGGGCAATCGATCGGTACATCAACTGTTGGATGATGTTGAGAAGCAAATGGATAAGGATGGTCTGGCGTCATTTACTGTCTTTAACGATCAGCATCCGGGAGATATCGCACGCCCCAGACGTTACGAAATAGCCGCAGTGCTGAACCGGATGCGTACAGCGAAGGTCATTCAAAAGTAGAAGGAAGGTAAAACGAATGGATACGGCCAATTTGAGAAAGGAAATAGTGGCATACAGCAAAGAAATCGGCATCGATAAAATTGGCTTTGCCGCTGCGGATGTTTTCAGTGAGTTGAAGGAACGTCTGCGCAGGCAGCAGAAACTCGACTATCAGTCCGGTTTTGAAAAAGGGTCAATTGCTGAACGAACAGAGCCTGAGCGCTTGCTTCCTGAAGCAAAGTCAATCCTTTCCATTGCACTGGCCTATCCATCCCGTGTGAAAGGTTCGCCGAAAAGTACAAAAGAAGCCCGGCGAGGTGTGTTTTGCCGCGCATCATGGGGTACTGATTATCATGTAGTTTTACGGAAGAAACTGGAGAAACTTGCATTGTTTATTCAGGAAAAAATGCCGGATGCCGAAACAAAAGTAATGGTCGATACCGGCGAGTTATCTGATCGTGCAGTCGCGGAACGGGCGGGAATCGGCTTCAGCGGGAAAAATACATCGATTATTACGCCGGAGTTTGGATCATACGTTTATCTCGGCGAGCTGATTACCAACATACCGTTTATTCCGGATGAACCGCTTTCTGATGGATGCGGTTCCTGTACGAAATGTCTGGATGCCTGTCCAACCGGTGCACTTGTTCAAGGCGGGCAGCTTAACGCTCAGAAATGTCTGGCATTTCAAACACAGACAAAAGGTTTTCTTGATGACGAGTACCGTTCCAAAATCGGCAACTTCATCTATGGCTTTGATACATGCCAAGTGGTCTGTCCCTACAATAAAAAGGTGGATTTTCATGTGCATCCTGAGTTTGAACCGGAGCCGGACGTGGCCAAGCCACAGCTTAAACCGATGCTGCGGATTTCCAACCGGGAATTTAAAAACACCTTTGGCCATATCGCCGGCTCTTGGCGCGGGAAGAAGCCCTTGCAGCGCAATGCACTGATTGCTCTGGCACATTATAAAGATGAAACAGCGGTCAGCGAAATGATCAAAGTCATGCAGCATGATCCACGCCCGGTCATTCGCGGAACTGCTGCATGGTCACTTGGTAAAATTGGAACGGGTGAGGCATTTGCTGCAATTCAGATGGCTATGAAGAGCGAAACAGATGAACAGGTTCTGTTTGAAATGGAAAAGGGGTTGGCATTCCAACAGGAAACGGCTGAGATCTAATCGAACGGGGGACAGTACGATGGAGCTATTTTATGATGAAATGGATTCACCAGTCGGTACGATGCTTTTGATCAGCGATGGGGAGAAGATTGTACGAATTGAATATGGTTCATTGTCTGATTTGGATGAAAAGATGACTAACTGGGCAGAGCGATATTTTGGTGACGTTGTTTTTATTAAGAAACCTGAGATAGTTATCAAAGCTAAAGGTGAGCTCCAGGAATATTTCCAGAATAATCGTCAGCAATTCACGATACCTTTTGAGTTTCATGGAACAGACTTTCAAAAAACGGTCTGGCAGGCGTTGTTCGATACGATTTCATTTGGTCAAACGAAAACGTACAAGGACATTGCGGAAACGATCGGCAAACCGAAAGCGGTCCGAGCGGTAGGTGGTGCTGTAAATAAAAATCCTTTTTCA is a window of Virgibacillus ihumii DNA encoding:
- a CDS encoding methylated-DNA--[protein]-cysteine S-methyltransferase — encoded protein: MELFYDEMDSPVGTMLLISDGEKIVRIEYGSLSDLDEKMTNWAERYFGDVVFIKKPEIVIKAKGELQEYFQNNRQQFTIPFEFHGTDFQKTVWQALFDTISFGQTKTYKDIAETIGKPKAVRAVGGAVNKNPFSIVVPCHRVVGANGKMVGYNGGLDKKEFLLNHEIVEIS
- the queG gene encoding tRNA epoxyqueuosine(34) reductase QueG, with the translated sequence MDTANLRKEIVAYSKEIGIDKIGFAAADVFSELKERLRRQQKLDYQSGFEKGSIAERTEPERLLPEAKSILSIALAYPSRVKGSPKSTKEARRGVFCRASWGTDYHVVLRKKLEKLALFIQEKMPDAETKVMVDTGELSDRAVAERAGIGFSGKNTSIITPEFGSYVYLGELITNIPFIPDEPLSDGCGSCTKCLDACPTGALVQGGQLNAQKCLAFQTQTKGFLDDEYRSKIGNFIYGFDTCQVVCPYNKKVDFHVHPEFEPEPDVAKPQLKPMLRISNREFKNTFGHIAGSWRGKKPLQRNALIALAHYKDETAVSEMIKVMQHDPRPVIRGTAAWSLGKIGTGEAFAAIQMAMKSETDEQVLFEMEKGLAFQQETAEI
- a CDS encoding Crp/Fnr family transcriptional regulator, with protein sequence MEPLLQRMSKEDANVLFANSEKMEFTKGETIYNEGDSSDYLYFIHTGEIRLFKRTGPNKELTIFTRRRDDAFGEVGVFSSLKYSNTAEAVMNSVLYRIENQTLENILTDNGGIGLHFTRWVAESLEASKAKIRDYIAFGSEGAVASVFIRYSNMYGVVTPEGVRITEPIMIQDISKHIGISRETVSRIVNKWKERGIIDNDNKYFLLKKVDYFKELLVCEQCGVENCVL
- a CDS encoding ABC-ATPase domain-containing protein yields the protein MQKLMQTLKQIDGKSYKAYKNIQGRYKFKDFDVHIDYVQGDPFATPSKIRVVIPTDKRALKDEWLSPDSRQTATEDIFARKVGKAIAKGNFVIKGSGKSGSIFFDKPGQEVLKRSAVQIDANSITVCISVGLPANGRRINGREAEKLFSAAIPAIIKNSVFTITNDEIVNATQLADQQEAIRKEMRQNNWISFIANGAFLPRESGISNRPMKDAVAFQSPPENEVEIEIPHRTEPLKGMAIKKGISLIVGGGYHGKSTILEAVERGVYAHTHRDGREYVLTDPDAVKIRAEDGRQITGVNISPFINNLPHKQDTDFFSTENASGSTSQAANVMEALEAGATTLLIDEDTSATNFMIRDHRMQQLVRREKEPITPFIDKIKQLRDQFDVSTILVMGGSGDYFAVADSVIMMEAYVPYNVTDEARKIMEQDPLDRESLSAETFGDITNRYFKQNSLQTQKGKRSKTQAKGLTKILMGKTDISFDDTEQLADESQTRMIAEIIQYLDRTNGLGNRSVHQLLDDVEKQMDKDGLASFTVFNDQHPGDIARPRRYEIAAVLNRMRTAKVIQK
- the dat gene encoding D-amino-acid transaminase is translated as MSVYPIILSQTMFTHRDNLHYPFEERGLQFGDGVYEVIRIYNGSYYLLQEHVDRLFRSAEAIKLVLPFSKNEITNLLLDLLERNNMSEDGKVYLQSTRGSAPRDHTFPKNVEANVYAYVQDLPRNKKNLENGVSAITRHDSRWDYCYIKSLNLLPNVLAKQEAKENGSFEAIFHKDGLVTECSSSNVYLVKDGEIHTHPASNGILHGCVRMRVEQFSADLSLPFVENSFSVDDIADADELFLSSSTAEVMPIVSVDGTKIGNGQPGKITRQLQEAYEKDANIIRHTV